The following are encoded in a window of Gossypium raimondii isolate GPD5lz chromosome 13, ASM2569854v1, whole genome shotgun sequence genomic DNA:
- the LOC105783594 gene encoding cationic amino acid transporter 3, mitochondrial isoform X1 encodes MGVLVDSQKEGFGSSWGGLKNLVRRKQVDCAHTKRLDNPQLAKELTIPHLVAVGVGSTIGAGVYILVGEVAREHSGPALTMCFLIAGIAAALSAFCYAELASRCPSAGSAYHYSYICVGEGVAWLVGWALILEYTIGGSAVARGISPNLALLFGGENSLPTFLARQHFPGLDVMVDPCAAVLVLIVTGFLCLGIKESALAQGIVTAVNVFAMLFVIIAGGYLGFKTGWTGYEVPTGYFPFGVDGMLSGSATVFFSYIGFDTVASTAEEVKNPKRDLPLGIALSLSICCCLYMLVSIVIVGLVPYYAMDPDTPISSAFASNGMQWAAYIITVGAVTALISTLMGSILPQPRILMAMARDGLLPSFFLEVNKHTQVPVNSTLATGIVASILAFFMDVSQLAGMVSVGTLIAFTMVAVSVLILRYVPPDEVPLPSSLQESIDSYMLRHNSDAQMINGENPAKSPGDPCLPLLGEKKVAVDCTVVEKLEALSSFTAGTLDEENRRKIASWTIMLICVGAFILTFSASNLWFSSLIRFTLCGAGGLLLLSGLVILTCIDQDDERHNFGHAGGFICPFVPLLPISCILINVYLLINLEVATWVRVSVWLMIGVLIYTFYGRRHSSLLNAIYVPKAHVDEIYRSSGAML; translated from the exons ATGGGTGTTCTGGTTGATTCCCAGAAAGAGGGTTTCGGTTCTTCATGGGGTGGTCTAAAGAATTTGGTAAGAAGAAAACAGGTAGATTGTGCCCATACCAAGCGTTTGGATAATCCTCAGCTGGCTAAAGAGTTGACCATTCCTCATCTCGTAGCAGTCg GTGTTGGATCAACAATCGGAGCTGGAGTTTATATTCTTGTTGGAGAAGTTGCTAGAGAGCATTCTGGGCCAGCTCTCACCATGTGCTTTCTAATTGCCGGAATTGCCGCTGCCCTATCTGCTTTTTGCTATGCTGAGCTTGCTAGTCGTTGCCCGTCTGCTGGCAGTGCCTATCATTATTCATACATTTGTGTTGGTGAAGg TGTTGCCTGGTTGGTTGGTTGGGCTCTGATACTGGAGTATACAATTGGTGGATCTGCTGTTGCTCGTGGCATTTCCCCTAATCTG GCTTTGCTCTTTGGAGGTGAAAATAGTCTGCCAACTTTTCTAGCTCGTCAGCATTTTCCCGGGCTTGATGTTATGGTGGACCCATGTGCTGCAGTTCTAGTTCTCATTGTGACTGGGTTCTTATGCTTGGGAATCAAGGAG AGTGCACTTGCACAAGGCATTGTCACAGCTGTAAATGTATTTGCCATGCTTTTTGTAATAATAGCTGGTGGTTATCTGGGTTTCAAGACTGGATGGACCGGATACGAAGTTCCTACTGG GTACTTTCCCTTTGGGGTGGATGGAATGCTTTCGGGATCTGCAACAGTCTTCTTTTCTTATATTGGTTTTGATACGGTTGCAAGCACTGCTGAGGAG GTGAAGAATCCCAAACGAGATTTGCCACTGGGTATTGCATTATCCCTCTCCATTTGTTGTTGTTTGTACATGCTGGTTTCTATTGTTATTGTGGGTCTGGTCCCATATTATGCAATGGATCCTGACACCCCCATCTCCTCTGCATTTGCGAGCAATGGGATGCAATGGGCTGC TTACATAATAACTGTTGGAGCTGTTACTGCCCTTATCTCAACATTGATGGGCTCAATCCTCCCTCAG CCTCGAATTCTTATGGCAATGGCTAGAGATGGATTGCTGCCATCCTTCTTTTTGGAAGTTAACAAACACACTCAAGTTCCTGTCAATAGCACGCTGGCAACTGGTATAGTTGCTTCTATCTTGGCATTCTTCATGGATGTTTCACAATTGGCAGGGATG GTCAGTGTGGGTACACTTATTGCATTTACGATGGTTGCAGTTTCTGTGCTGATACTTAGATATGTCCCACCAGACGAGGTGCCACTTCCGTCATCACTGCAGGAATCAATTGATTCTTACATGCTGAGACATAATAGTGATGCTCAGATGATTAATGGAGAAAACCCAGCAAAGAGTCCTGGAGATCCTTGTCTGCCTTTGCTTGGAGAAAAGAAAGTTGCAGTTGATTGTACTGTTGTTGAAAAACTAGAAGCTCTATCCAGTT TTACTGCAGGTACCCTTGATGAAGAGAACCGAAGGAAAATAGCCAGCTGGACCATAATGTTAATATGTGTAGGGGCATTTATACTTACATTTTCAGCTTCAAATCTGTGGTTTTCGAG CCTTATTCGGTTCACATTGTGTGGTGCTGGcggtcttcttcttctttctggTTTGGTAATTCTCACCTGTATTGATCAAGATGATGAAAGGCATAACTTTGGACATGCAGGAG gTTTCATATGTCCTTTTGTTCCACTCCTACCAATCTCCTGCATTCTCATCAATGTTTACCTTCTCATCAATTTGGA GGTTGCAACCTGGGTTCGAGTTTCGGTTTGGCTAATGATAGGGGTTCTTATTTACACCTTCTATGGTCGTAGACACAGCTCGCTGCTAAATGCGATCTACGTGCCTAAAGCGCATGTGGATGAAATTTATCGCTCCTCCGGAGCAATGCTTTAG
- the LOC105783233 gene encoding replication factor C subunit 3 isoform X2, with protein sequence MALLRQIFGPSAEKVKVENKNWKIDAGSRTIDLELTMLSSANRVELSPSDAGFQDRYIVQEIIKEMAKNRPIDTKGKKGYKVLILNEVDKLSREAQHSLRRTMEKYSASCRLILCCNSSSKVTEAIRSRCLNIRINAPSEEQIIKVIEFIGKKEGLQLPSGFAARIAEKSNRSLRRAILSFETCRVQQYPFTSNQAISPMDWEEYISEIATDIMKEQSPKRLFEVRGKVYELLINCIPPEIILKRLLHELLKKLDAELKHEVCHWAAYYEHRMRLGQKAIFHIEAFVAKFMSIYKAFLIATFG encoded by the exons ATGGCTCTCCTTAGACAAATTTTTGGTCCCTCTGCTGAAAAG GTGAAAGTGGAGAATAAGAATTGGAAAATTGAT gCTGGAAGTAGAACAATTGATCTGGAGTTGACCATGTTGTCAAGCGCCAACCGTGTGGAATTGAGTCCAAGTGATGCAGGCTTTCAGGACAGATACATAGTTCAAGAGATAATTAAGGAAATGGCTAAAAATAGACCAATTGATACCAAAGGGAAAAAAGGATATAAAG TGCTGATTCTCAATGAAGTTGACAAGCTTTCAAGAGAAGCCCAGCATTCACTCCGAAGAACAATGGAGAAGTACAGTGCTTCTTGCCGTCTAATTCTGTGCTGTAATAGTTCTTCAAAAGTCACTGAAGCCATTCGGTCTCGTTGTTTGAACATTCGAATAAATGCTCCTTCAGAAGAACAG ATCATTAAGGTGATAGAGTTCATTGGAAAGAAAGAAGGGTTGCAACTTCCATCTGGTTTTGCGGCCCGCATTGCAGAAAAGTCAAATAGGAGTTTAAGGAGAGCTATATTGTCATTTGAGACTTGCCGTGTTCAACA GTACCCTTTCACAAGCAACCAAGCAATTTCGCCAATGGATTGGGAGGAATATATATCTGAAATAGCAACTGATATAATGAAGGAGCAAAGCCCTAAAAG gCTGTTTGAGGTTCGAGGGAAGGTGTATGAATTGCTTATAAATTGTATTCCACCTGAGATTATCCTGAAG AGGCTTCTTCATGagttattgaagaaattggatGCAGAGCTAAAACACGAGGTGTGCCATTGGGCTGCATATTAT GAGCATAGGATGCGTCTTGGACAGAAAGCCATCTTTCATATTGAAG CATTTGTTGCCAAGTTCATGAGCATTTACAAGGCCTTCCTGATTGCAACATTTGGCTGA
- the LOC105783233 gene encoding replication factor C subunit 3 isoform X1, with product MLWVDKYRPKTLDQAMVHQEIALNLKKLVAEQDCPHLLFYGPSGSGKKTLIMALLRQIFGPSAEKVKVENKNWKIDAGSRTIDLELTMLSSANRVELSPSDAGFQDRYIVQEIIKEMAKNRPIDTKGKKGYKVLILNEVDKLSREAQHSLRRTMEKYSASCRLILCCNSSSKVTEAIRSRCLNIRINAPSEEQIIKVIEFIGKKEGLQLPSGFAARIAEKSNRSLRRAILSFETCRVQQYPFTSNQAISPMDWEEYISEIATDIMKEQSPKRLFEVRGKVYELLINCIPPEIILKRLLHELLKKLDAELKHEVCHWAAYYEHRMRLGQKAIFHIEAFVAKFMSIYKAFLIATFG from the exons atgttGTGGGTTGATAAATACCGACCCAAAACCCTAGACCAAGCTATGGTTCATCAAGAGATTGCCCTGAATCTCAAGAAACTG gTTGCAGAGCAGGATTGCCCTCACTTACTCTTCTATGGACCATCTGGGTCTGGCAAGAAAACCCTAATTATGGCTCTCCTTAGACAAATTTTTGGTCCCTCTGCTGAAAAG GTGAAAGTGGAGAATAAGAATTGGAAAATTGAT gCTGGAAGTAGAACAATTGATCTGGAGTTGACCATGTTGTCAAGCGCCAACCGTGTGGAATTGAGTCCAAGTGATGCAGGCTTTCAGGACAGATACATAGTTCAAGAGATAATTAAGGAAATGGCTAAAAATAGACCAATTGATACCAAAGGGAAAAAAGGATATAAAG TGCTGATTCTCAATGAAGTTGACAAGCTTTCAAGAGAAGCCCAGCATTCACTCCGAAGAACAATGGAGAAGTACAGTGCTTCTTGCCGTCTAATTCTGTGCTGTAATAGTTCTTCAAAAGTCACTGAAGCCATTCGGTCTCGTTGTTTGAACATTCGAATAAATGCTCCTTCAGAAGAACAG ATCATTAAGGTGATAGAGTTCATTGGAAAGAAAGAAGGGTTGCAACTTCCATCTGGTTTTGCGGCCCGCATTGCAGAAAAGTCAAATAGGAGTTTAAGGAGAGCTATATTGTCATTTGAGACTTGCCGTGTTCAACA GTACCCTTTCACAAGCAACCAAGCAATTTCGCCAATGGATTGGGAGGAATATATATCTGAAATAGCAACTGATATAATGAAGGAGCAAAGCCCTAAAAG gCTGTTTGAGGTTCGAGGGAAGGTGTATGAATTGCTTATAAATTGTATTCCACCTGAGATTATCCTGAAG AGGCTTCTTCATGagttattgaagaaattggatGCAGAGCTAAAACACGAGGTGTGCCATTGGGCTGCATATTAT GAGCATAGGATGCGTCTTGGACAGAAAGCCATCTTTCATATTGAAG CATTTGTTGCCAAGTTCATGAGCATTTACAAGGCCTTCCTGATTGCAACATTTGGCTGA
- the LOC105783234 gene encoding cation/calcium exchanger 2 encodes MGTWVLQYQNKRFILILMNISFLLVASVFLMMCSSSSQVVLGSNGSKFRNSQQDCKALEDLDDYKAKCSYLKSNNNPCVYQGYVDYLYHFYCNFGRFPVLGLCLLIAWLIVLFYLLGNTASEYFCYSLESLSSLLKLSPTLAGVTLLSLGNGAPDVFSSVVSFMDSATQDVGLNTVLGGVFFVTCIVVGMIGTFVHRKRVAVNKPAFVRDVCYLLLVLVSLILILIKGEINLWGAMAFSSMYIVYVILVYIIYIVWNSGGRDITDSDSSYNSGLNIPILNGIDKVEIDYLEEGDVKDVKGDEFKNCCLCLRISDTWSVLLWVLEMPLYLPRRLTIPIACQERWSKPVAVVSVTFAPILLSVLWDLQDDNLTFKTGLVVYGIGVLFGISFGFLAYLRTEKSSPPKTCLFPWLAGGFLMSVVWSYIIAQELVGLLISLGHILGISQSILGFTVLAWGNSLGDIVTNLTMALNGGPEGVQVAISGCYAGPIFNTLFGLGMSLVGSAWHGYPSPVQIPKDPYLLETLGFLVAALLWALLVLPMRNMKLDGVLGGGLFLIYFTSMSLRVIKAL; translated from the coding sequence ATGGGTACTTGGGTATTACAGTACCAAAACAAGAGGTTCATCCTCATTCTCATGAACATTTCATTCCTCTTGGTGGCATCTGTTTTCCTGATGATGTGTTCCAGTTCTTCACAAGTTGTTTTAGGGAGCAATGGTTCTAAATTTCGCAATAGCCAGCAAGATTGTAAAGCCCTGGAGGATTTAGATGATTATAAAGCCAAGTGTTCTTATCTCAAGTCTAATAATAACCCATGTGTTTATCAAGGCTATGTTGATTATCTTTACCATTTTTATTGCAATTTTGGAAGATTTCCTGTGTTGGGTCTTTGCCTCCTGATTGCTTGGCTTATTGTCTTGTTTTATCTTTTGGGAAATACAGCCTCTGAATACTTCTGTTATTCCCTTGAAAGCTTGTCAAGCCTGTTAAAATTGTCCCCTACGCTTGCTGGTGTTACACTCTTGTCTCTTGGCAACGGTGCCCCTGATGTGTTTTCTAGCGTAGTCTCTTTCATGGATAGCGCTACACAGGACGTTGGCCTAAACACTGTTTTAGGTGGTGTTTTCTTTGTGACTTGTATCGTGGTCGGAATGATAGGCACTTTCGTACACCGGAAACGGGTTGCGGTCAACAAACCGGCCTTTGTAAGAGATGTTTGCTACCTCCTTTTGGTTCTTGTGTccttaattttgatattgattaaGGGGGAAATCAATCTTTGGGGAGCAATGGCCTTTTCTTCAATGTATATTGTTTATGTCATCCTTGTTTACATCATATATATTGTTTGGAATTCTGGTGGAAGGGACATAACGGATTCGGATTCGAGCTATAACAGCGGTTTGAACATACCGATTTTGAACGGAATCGACAAAGTGGAGATCGATTATTTAGAGGAAGGGGATGTGAAAGATGTAAAAGGAGATGAATTCAAGAACTGTTGCTTATGTTTAAGAATATCAGATACTTGGAGTGTGTTACTTTGGGTCCTTGAGATGCCCCTGTATTTACCTAGGAGATTAACCATCCCAATTGCTTGTCAAGAAAGATGGTCTAAACCAGTTGCAGTTGTTTCAGTGACATTTGCACCAATTCTCTTATCTGTACTTTGGGACCTTCAAGATGACAATCTAACCTTCAAAACTGGTCTGGTGGTCTATGGAATCGGGGTCCTGTTTGGCATCAGTTTTGGGTTTCTTGCATATTTGAGAACCGAAAAATCTAGCCCACCAAAGACCTGCTTGTTCCCTTGGTTAGCTGGAGGGTTCTTGATGAGTGTGGTTTGGAGTTACATCATAGCTCAAGAATTGGTTGGCTTATTGATTTCACTTGGCCACATACTTGGAATCTCTCAGTCAATCCTTGGTTTCACAGTCCTTGCTTGGGGCAACTCACTTGGAGACATTGTCACCAACTTGACAATGGCATTGAATGGTGGTCCAGAAGGGGTTCAAGTGGCTATATCAGGCTGCTATGCTGGTCCTATCTTCAACACTCTCTTTGGTTTAGGCATGTCATTGGTTGGCTCAGCCTGGCATGGGTACCCTTCACCTGTTCAGATCCCTAAAGACCCGTATCTCCTTGAAACACTGGGTTTCCTTGTTGCCGCCTTGCTTTGGGCCCTTTTGGTCCTACCAATGAGAAATATGAAGCTGGATGGGGTCCTTGGTGGAGGCCTTTTCCTCATCTATTTCACTTCCATGTCTTTAAGGGTAATTAAAGCCCTCTAA
- the LOC105783594 gene encoding cationic amino acid transporter 2, vacuolar isoform X3, translating into MGVLVDSQKEGFGSSWGGLKNLVRRKQVDCAHTKRLDNPQLAKELTIPHLVAVGVGSTIGAGVYILVGEVAREHSGPALTMCFLIAGIAAALSAFCYAELASRCPSAGSAYHYSYICVGEGVAWLVGWALILEYTIGGSAVARGISPNLALLFGGENSLPTFLARQHFPGLDVMVDPCAAVLVLIVTGFLCLGIKESALAQGIVTAVNVFAMLFVIIAGGYLGFKTGWTGYEVPTGYFPFGVDGMLSGSATVFFSYIGFDTVASTAEEVKNPKRDLPLGIALSLSICCCLYMLVSIVIVGLVPYYAMDPDTPISSAFASNGMQWAAYIITVGAVTALISTLMGSILPQPRILMAMARDGLLPSFFLEVNKHTQVPVNSTLATGIVASILAFFMDVSQLAGMVSVGTLIAFTMVAVSVLILRYVPPDEVPLPSSLQESIDSYMLRHNSDAQMINGENPAKSPGDPCLPLLGEKKVAVDCTVVEKLEALSSCFNMKCFTVMNIITMEFLVTWTGSE; encoded by the exons ATGGGTGTTCTGGTTGATTCCCAGAAAGAGGGTTTCGGTTCTTCATGGGGTGGTCTAAAGAATTTGGTAAGAAGAAAACAGGTAGATTGTGCCCATACCAAGCGTTTGGATAATCCTCAGCTGGCTAAAGAGTTGACCATTCCTCATCTCGTAGCAGTCg GTGTTGGATCAACAATCGGAGCTGGAGTTTATATTCTTGTTGGAGAAGTTGCTAGAGAGCATTCTGGGCCAGCTCTCACCATGTGCTTTCTAATTGCCGGAATTGCCGCTGCCCTATCTGCTTTTTGCTATGCTGAGCTTGCTAGTCGTTGCCCGTCTGCTGGCAGTGCCTATCATTATTCATACATTTGTGTTGGTGAAGg TGTTGCCTGGTTGGTTGGTTGGGCTCTGATACTGGAGTATACAATTGGTGGATCTGCTGTTGCTCGTGGCATTTCCCCTAATCTG GCTTTGCTCTTTGGAGGTGAAAATAGTCTGCCAACTTTTCTAGCTCGTCAGCATTTTCCCGGGCTTGATGTTATGGTGGACCCATGTGCTGCAGTTCTAGTTCTCATTGTGACTGGGTTCTTATGCTTGGGAATCAAGGAG AGTGCACTTGCACAAGGCATTGTCACAGCTGTAAATGTATTTGCCATGCTTTTTGTAATAATAGCTGGTGGTTATCTGGGTTTCAAGACTGGATGGACCGGATACGAAGTTCCTACTGG GTACTTTCCCTTTGGGGTGGATGGAATGCTTTCGGGATCTGCAACAGTCTTCTTTTCTTATATTGGTTTTGATACGGTTGCAAGCACTGCTGAGGAG GTGAAGAATCCCAAACGAGATTTGCCACTGGGTATTGCATTATCCCTCTCCATTTGTTGTTGTTTGTACATGCTGGTTTCTATTGTTATTGTGGGTCTGGTCCCATATTATGCAATGGATCCTGACACCCCCATCTCCTCTGCATTTGCGAGCAATGGGATGCAATGGGCTGC TTACATAATAACTGTTGGAGCTGTTACTGCCCTTATCTCAACATTGATGGGCTCAATCCTCCCTCAG CCTCGAATTCTTATGGCAATGGCTAGAGATGGATTGCTGCCATCCTTCTTTTTGGAAGTTAACAAACACACTCAAGTTCCTGTCAATAGCACGCTGGCAACTGGTATAGTTGCTTCTATCTTGGCATTCTTCATGGATGTTTCACAATTGGCAGGGATG GTCAGTGTGGGTACACTTATTGCATTTACGATGGTTGCAGTTTCTGTGCTGATACTTAGATATGTCCCACCAGACGAGGTGCCACTTCCGTCATCACTGCAGGAATCAATTGATTCTTACATGCTGAGACATAATAGTGATGCTCAGATGATTAATGGAGAAAACCCAGCAAAGAGTCCTGGAGATCCTTGTCTGCCTTTGCTTGGAGAAAAGAAAGTTGCAGTTGATTGTACTGTTGTTGAAAAACTAGAAGCTCTATCCAGTT GTTTCAATATGAAATGCTTCACAGTTATGAACATTATTACCATGGAATTCCTTGTTACTTGGACCGGGTCGGAATGA
- the LOC105783594 gene encoding cationic amino acid transporter 3, mitochondrial isoform X2, giving the protein MGVLVDSQKEGFGSSWGGLKNLVRRKQVDCAHTKRLDNPQLAKELTIPHLVAVGVGSTIGAGVYILVGEVAREHSGPALTMCFLIAGIAAALSAFCYAELASRCPSAGSAYHYSYICVGEGVAWLVGWALILEYTIGGSAVARGISPNLALLFGGENSLPTFLARQHFPGLDVMVDPCAAVLVLIVTGFLCLGIKESALAQGIVTAVNVFAMLFVIIAGGYLGFKTGWTGYEVPTGYFPFGVDGMLSGSATVFFSYIGFDTVASTAEEVKNPKRDLPLGIALSLSICCCLYMLVSIVIVGLVPYYAMDPDTPISSAFASNGMQWAAYIITVGAVTALISTLMGSILPQPRILMAMARDGLLPSFFLEVNKHTQVPVNSTLATGIVASILAFFMDVSQLAGMVSVGTLIAFTMVAVSVLILRYVPPDEVPLPSSLQESIDSYMLRHNSDAQMINGENPAKSPGDPCLPLLGEKKVAVDCTVVEKLEALSSCTLDEENRRKIASWTIMLICVGAFILTFSASNLWFSSLIRFTLCGAGGLLLLSGLVILTCIDQDDERHNFGHAGGFICPFVPLLPISCILINVYLLINLEVATWVRVSVWLMIGVLIYTFYGRRHSSLLNAIYVPKAHVDEIYRSSGAML; this is encoded by the exons ATGGGTGTTCTGGTTGATTCCCAGAAAGAGGGTTTCGGTTCTTCATGGGGTGGTCTAAAGAATTTGGTAAGAAGAAAACAGGTAGATTGTGCCCATACCAAGCGTTTGGATAATCCTCAGCTGGCTAAAGAGTTGACCATTCCTCATCTCGTAGCAGTCg GTGTTGGATCAACAATCGGAGCTGGAGTTTATATTCTTGTTGGAGAAGTTGCTAGAGAGCATTCTGGGCCAGCTCTCACCATGTGCTTTCTAATTGCCGGAATTGCCGCTGCCCTATCTGCTTTTTGCTATGCTGAGCTTGCTAGTCGTTGCCCGTCTGCTGGCAGTGCCTATCATTATTCATACATTTGTGTTGGTGAAGg TGTTGCCTGGTTGGTTGGTTGGGCTCTGATACTGGAGTATACAATTGGTGGATCTGCTGTTGCTCGTGGCATTTCCCCTAATCTG GCTTTGCTCTTTGGAGGTGAAAATAGTCTGCCAACTTTTCTAGCTCGTCAGCATTTTCCCGGGCTTGATGTTATGGTGGACCCATGTGCTGCAGTTCTAGTTCTCATTGTGACTGGGTTCTTATGCTTGGGAATCAAGGAG AGTGCACTTGCACAAGGCATTGTCACAGCTGTAAATGTATTTGCCATGCTTTTTGTAATAATAGCTGGTGGTTATCTGGGTTTCAAGACTGGATGGACCGGATACGAAGTTCCTACTGG GTACTTTCCCTTTGGGGTGGATGGAATGCTTTCGGGATCTGCAACAGTCTTCTTTTCTTATATTGGTTTTGATACGGTTGCAAGCACTGCTGAGGAG GTGAAGAATCCCAAACGAGATTTGCCACTGGGTATTGCATTATCCCTCTCCATTTGTTGTTGTTTGTACATGCTGGTTTCTATTGTTATTGTGGGTCTGGTCCCATATTATGCAATGGATCCTGACACCCCCATCTCCTCTGCATTTGCGAGCAATGGGATGCAATGGGCTGC TTACATAATAACTGTTGGAGCTGTTACTGCCCTTATCTCAACATTGATGGGCTCAATCCTCCCTCAG CCTCGAATTCTTATGGCAATGGCTAGAGATGGATTGCTGCCATCCTTCTTTTTGGAAGTTAACAAACACACTCAAGTTCCTGTCAATAGCACGCTGGCAACTGGTATAGTTGCTTCTATCTTGGCATTCTTCATGGATGTTTCACAATTGGCAGGGATG GTCAGTGTGGGTACACTTATTGCATTTACGATGGTTGCAGTTTCTGTGCTGATACTTAGATATGTCCCACCAGACGAGGTGCCACTTCCGTCATCACTGCAGGAATCAATTGATTCTTACATGCTGAGACATAATAGTGATGCTCAGATGATTAATGGAGAAAACCCAGCAAAGAGTCCTGGAGATCCTTGTCTGCCTTTGCTTGGAGAAAAGAAAGTTGCAGTTGATTGTACTGTTGTTGAAAAACTAGAAGCTCTATCCAGTT GTACCCTTGATGAAGAGAACCGAAGGAAAATAGCCAGCTGGACCATAATGTTAATATGTGTAGGGGCATTTATACTTACATTTTCAGCTTCAAATCTGTGGTTTTCGAG CCTTATTCGGTTCACATTGTGTGGTGCTGGcggtcttcttcttctttctggTTTGGTAATTCTCACCTGTATTGATCAAGATGATGAAAGGCATAACTTTGGACATGCAGGAG gTTTCATATGTCCTTTTGTTCCACTCCTACCAATCTCCTGCATTCTCATCAATGTTTACCTTCTCATCAATTTGGA GGTTGCAACCTGGGTTCGAGTTTCGGTTTGGCTAATGATAGGGGTTCTTATTTACACCTTCTATGGTCGTAGACACAGCTCGCTGCTAAATGCGATCTACGTGCCTAAAGCGCATGTGGATGAAATTTATCGCTCCTCCGGAGCAATGCTTTAG
- the LOC105783877 gene encoding uncharacterized protein LOC105783877, with the protein MAISSSSTSILFFLLSLFSFSHASHVITDFKGIDFASPTIDVTPTPLSGYSSVRGSKYVLLCDRVHVSGHSRLKLGSYANSFRVTLAPSVLIPERLHSKIQVCFHWNASLGLCKCGDGDWKPLQKGIWHTAMSPYDDRYIDVKFIGDMSGSVTVALEEDFQLWRLIFLALGFVLLLLAPFVSKWVPFYYSSSMALGVLLVVIILLYQGMKLLPTGRKSTFYFTMYGSMLLGAGSFLLNQFSVLVNSILVNFGLSEEMHNPVAIFAFVGIVLSGAGLGYWTARKFVILKDGSVDVGVAQFVKSAMRIISILFIFQSTVDTRLAIVALASCSAICSLITSKIRKGYMQPPYSGDQSPWLHQSRQRTPMLGRAEFLSRSPRVDSKQKMWSSPKTAPAWTNSLVKGYYAKPGEGAIDHQDYYSTFHKTNHQKKFTEQEWEDFSQESTRKAMAELAASPEFTDWMIEHADRIKLLPRDDSSDESVGSKSSSDDEDEESHSWFRLF; encoded by the exons ATGGCcatctcttcttcttctacgtcgattctcttttttttgttatctTTGTTCTCCTTCTCACATGCTTCTCACGTTATCACCGACTTCAAAG GTATAGACTTCGCAAGCCCAACAATAGATGTCACGCCAACTCCCCTTTCCGGGTATTCATCTGTTCGTGGTTCTAAATATGTTCTGTTATGTGATCGAGTTCATGTTTCTGGTCACTCAAGATTGAAACTTGGAAGTTATGCCAATTCTTTTCGGGTTACTTTGGCTCCATCTGTCTTAATACCCGAAAGACTGCACAGCAAAATACAAGTTTGTTTTCATTG GAATGCTTCACTCGGATTATGCAAGTGTGGGGATGGTGATTGGAAGCCACTGCAAAAGGGTATATGGCATACTGCCATGTCACCTTATGATGATAGATATATTGACGTGAAGTTTATTGGTGACATGTCTGGTTCTGTCACCGTTGCTCTTGAAGAAG ATTTTCAGCTATGGCGGCTTATTTTTCTAGCTTTAggatttgttttgttgttgcTGGCACCGTTTGTCAGCAAGTGGGTTCCTTTTTACTACAGCAGTTCAATGGCTCTTGGTGTTCTTCTTGTTGTTATAATCCTTCTGTATCAG GGAATGAAATTGTTGCCAACAGGAAGGAAAAGTACTTTTTATTTCACTATGTATGGATCAATGTTG cTTGGAGCTGGATCTTTCCTTTTAAATCAATTCTCTGTGCTCGTAAATTCAATTCTTGTCAATTTTGGGCTGAGTGAAGAGATGCATAATCCG GTTGCTATATTTGCATTTGTCGGAATTGTCCTCTCAGGAGCTGGGTTGGGGTACTGGACTGCAAGAAAATTTGTGATCTTAAAAGATGGAAGCGTTGATGTTGGTGTTGCCCAGTTTGTAAAATCGGCCATGCGTATCATTTCAATTCTCTTCATTTTCCAG AGCACTGTTGATACTCGGTTGGCAATTGTGGCGTTGGCATCTTGCTCAGCTATCTGTTCTCTTATCACATCAAAGATAAGGAAGGGTTATAT GCAACCACCGTATTCTGGGGACCAGAGTCCATGGCTGCACCAGTCGAGGCAGAGAACACCGATGCTAGGCCGTGCTGAATTTTTAAGTCGGTCGCCAAGAGTGGATTCTAAACAGAAGATGTGGAGTAGTCCGAAGACTGCCCCAGCATGGACTAACTCTCTTGTGAAAGGTTATTATGCTAAGCCTGGTGAAGGTGCTATAGATCATCAAGATTACTATTCAACCTTTCACAAGACAAACCACCAGAAGAAATTCACGGAGCAAGAATGGGAAGATTTCAGTCAGGAATCTACCCGGAAAGCCATGGCGGAACTCGCAGCGTCTCCGGAATTCACAGATTGGATGATTGAGCATGCTGACAGGATAAAACTCCTTCCACGTGATGATAGTTCAGATGAATCAGTGGGAAGTAAATCAAGTTCAGAcgatgaagatgaagaaagcCACAGCTGGTTCAGATTATTTTAA